From Oscillatoria sp. FACHB-1407, a single genomic window includes:
- the groES gene encoding co-chaperone GroES, which yields MAAVSLSVSTVKPLGDRVFIKVSASEEKTAGGILLPDTAKEKPQVGEVVQVGPGKRNDDGSRQELEIKVGDKVLYSKYAGTDIKLGTEEYVLLSEKDILAVVS from the coding sequence ATGGCTGCTGTATCTCTAAGCGTTTCTACCGTTAAACCGCTGGGCGATCGCGTTTTTATTAAGGTAAGCGCGTCTGAAGAGAAAACCGCTGGTGGCATCTTGTTGCCCGATACGGCAAAAGAAAAGCCCCAAGTTGGTGAAGTCGTGCAAGTTGGTCCTGGGAAGCGCAACGATGATGGTTCTCGTCAAGAACTAGAAATCAAAGTAGGCGACAAAGTTCTCTATTCCAAGTATGCCGGAACCGATATCAAACTCGGCACCGAAGAATACGTACTGCTCTCTGAAAAAGACATTTTGGCAGTCGTTTCATAG
- the groL gene encoding chaperonin GroEL (60 kDa chaperone family; promotes refolding of misfolded polypeptides especially under stressful conditions; forms two stacked rings of heptamers to form a barrel-shaped 14mer; ends can be capped by GroES; misfolded proteins enter the barrel where they are refolded when GroES binds) codes for MAKRIIYNENARRALEKGIDILAEAVAVTLGPKGRNVVLEKKFGAPQIVNDGVTIAKEIELEDHIENTGVSLIRQAASKTNDAAGDGTTTATVLAHAIVKEGLRNVAAGANAISLKRGIDKATAFLVDKIAEHARPVEDSKAIAQVGSISAGNDEEVGSMIAEAMEKVGREGVISLEEGKSMTTELEVTEGMRFDKGYISPYFATDTERMEAVLDEPFVLLTDKKITLVQDLVPVLEQVARSGRPLVIIAEDIEKEALATLVVNRLRGVLNVAAVKAPGFGDRRKAMLEDIAVLTGGQVISEDTGLKLDNVKLDMLGRSRRITLTKDNTTIVAEGNEAQVKARCEQIRRQIEETDSSYDKEKLQERLAKLSGGVAVVKVGAATETEMKDRKLRLEDAINATKAAVEEGIVPGGGTTLAHLSPSLEEWANSNLKAEELTGALIVARALAAPLKRIAENAGQNGAVIAERVKEKDFNVGYDAAKGEFVDMFQAGIVDPAKVTRSALQNAASIAGMVLTTECIVVDKPEPKEAAGAGAGAGMGGGDFDY; via the coding sequence ATGGCTAAGCGCATCATTTACAACGAAAACGCTCGTCGTGCTCTCGAAAAAGGAATCGATATTCTGGCTGAAGCGGTTGCGGTAACCCTCGGTCCTAAGGGTCGCAACGTGGTACTAGAGAAGAAGTTTGGTGCTCCTCAGATCGTCAATGACGGTGTCACCATCGCGAAGGAAATCGAACTCGAAGATCACATCGAAAACACTGGCGTTTCCTTGATTCGTCAAGCCGCTTCCAAAACTAACGACGCGGCGGGTGATGGTACCACCACTGCAACTGTATTGGCTCACGCCATCGTTAAAGAAGGTCTGCGGAACGTTGCCGCTGGTGCCAATGCTATCTCCCTGAAGCGTGGTATCGACAAAGCAACCGCTTTCCTGGTTGACAAGATTGCTGAGCACGCTCGCCCTGTTGAAGATTCCAAGGCGATCGCTCAAGTCGGTTCTATCTCGGCGGGTAACGACGAAGAAGTCGGTTCCATGATTGCTGAAGCCATGGAGAAAGTGGGTCGCGAAGGCGTCATCTCCCTGGAAGAAGGCAAGTCCATGACCACTGAGTTAGAAGTGACTGAAGGGATGCGCTTCGACAAAGGCTACATCTCTCCTTACTTCGCCACTGACACTGAGCGCATGGAAGCCGTGTTGGATGAGCCTTTTGTGTTGTTGACCGACAAGAAGATCACCCTCGTTCAAGACCTCGTGCCCGTACTGGAGCAAGTCGCTCGCTCTGGTCGTCCGCTGGTGATCATCGCTGAAGACATCGAGAAAGAAGCGTTGGCTACCCTGGTGGTTAACCGTCTGCGTGGTGTTCTGAATGTGGCTGCTGTGAAGGCTCCTGGCTTTGGCGATCGCCGTAAGGCTATGCTGGAAGACATCGCTGTGTTGACGGGTGGTCAAGTGATCAGCGAAGACACTGGCTTGAAACTCGACAACGTCAAACTCGACATGCTGGGTCGTTCTCGCCGGATCACCCTCACCAAAGACAACACCACCATTGTTGCTGAAGGCAACGAAGCTCAAGTGAAAGCACGTTGTGAGCAAATCCGTCGTCAAATTGAAGAAACTGATTCTTCCTACGACAAAGAGAAGCTGCAAGAGCGTTTGGCTAAGCTCTCTGGCGGTGTTGCCGTTGTGAAAGTCGGTGCGGCAACTGAAACTGAAATGAAAGACCGCAAGCTGCGCCTGGAAGACGCGATCAACGCGACCAAAGCAGCGGTTGAAGAAGGGATCGTTCCCGGTGGTGGCACCACTCTGGCTCACCTCTCCCCCAGCCTGGAAGAGTGGGCTAACAGCAACCTGAAAGCTGAAGAGTTGACAGGTGCGCTGATCGTGGCTCGTGCGCTGGCTGCTCCCCTGAAGCGGATTGCTGAGAACGCGGGTCAGAACGGTGCTGTAATCGCTGAGCGCGTCAAAGAGAAAGACTTCAACGTGGGCTACGATGCCGCTAAAGGTGAATTCGTAGACATGTTCCAGGCTGGTATCGTTGACCCTGCTAAAGTGACTCGTTCTGCTCTGCAAAACGCCGCTTCCATCGCTGGCATGGTGTTGACCACTGAGTGCATCGTGGTTGACAAGCCTGAGCCTAAGGAAGCGGCTGGTGCTGGCGCAGGTGCTGGCATGGGCGGCGGTGACTTCGACTACTAA